The proteins below come from a single Campylobacter concisus genomic window:
- a CDS encoding TonB-dependent receptor domain-containing protein, translated as MKISYVLAFALVSNLMLGAEETIDLAPVTVSAKIQKSVLDEPTKAQIVGKGAILENGDIAKSLLNLSGFTMERKGGGGSEVYYRSQTAARLPVLIDGSTLNGGCGMRMDTPITYISAQNYSSVRIVKGPQDVRYGALISGGIFFDREIARLSKPSFGGNVSVLGGSFRRFETAADVAAGNELGSLEISGGHYQSGDYKSGDGQKMHTHYKRNSVSLVGTLTPTDTTALQLSADLGNGEAAYADRMRDGVQFDRKSFGLKFEQDVGEHKIRLSSYYHQIDHIMDNFTMRPVVPGTGRGKGYSISHPIRDMYGFKLEGELNFDNLTSFIGAGYSQDSFKWRGAGTGGAGVSKADMDAALSKPHVKERKVTYKTIYTQNEYVLENDYGLFGGLRLDVGERKQLLTHKSRSENLFSGFFRYEKYLQNLTLYAGLGHAQRLPDHWETNKDDNLKLNKERNTQLDFGTVLKDKNYELNANFFVSKMDDYIMIKYSPMGMSSNVFNTDALLYGGGIAGYETIPNGTRLYEPGRSF; from the coding sequence ATGAAAATTTCTTACGTTTTAGCATTTGCTTTAGTGTCAAATTTAATGCTTGGTGCTGAGGAAACGATAGACTTGGCTCCGGTTACCGTTTCCGCAAAGATACAAAAGTCCGTTCTTGACGAACCGACAAAGGCTCAAATAGTGGGCAAAGGCGCGATACTAGAAAACGGCGACATCGCTAAATCGCTTTTAAATTTGAGCGGCTTTACGATGGAGCGCAAGGGCGGAGGCGGCAGCGAGGTTTATTACCGCTCACAGACGGCGGCTAGGCTGCCGGTGCTAATCGACGGTAGCACGCTAAACGGTGGTTGCGGTATGCGAATGGATACGCCCATCACTTACATCTCGGCGCAAAATTATAGTTCGGTTCGCATCGTAAAAGGCCCGCAAGATGTCAGATACGGCGCGCTCATTAGCGGCGGTATATTTTTCGATAGAGAGATAGCAAGGCTATCAAAACCGAGCTTCGGAGGAAACGTAAGCGTGCTTGGCGGTAGTTTTAGAAGATTTGAAACTGCCGCGGACGTAGCGGCGGGCAACGAGTTGGGAAGCTTAGAAATTTCCGGCGGGCACTACCAGAGCGGCGATTATAAAAGCGGCGACGGACAGAAAATGCATACGCACTATAAACGCAACAGCGTCTCGCTCGTAGGTACGCTAACGCCCACGGATACTACCGCCTTGCAGCTAAGCGCGGATCTGGGTAATGGAGAAGCGGCTTATGCCGATAGGATGAGGGACGGCGTGCAGTTTGACCGTAAATCTTTTGGACTAAAATTCGAACAAGACGTCGGCGAGCACAAGATCAGGCTAAGCTCGTACTATCATCAAATCGATCACATAATGGACAACTTCACCATGCGTCCGGTGGTGCCGGGCACGGGGCGCGGCAAGGGATATAGCATCAGTCACCCGATACGCGATATGTACGGCTTTAAGCTAGAAGGCGAGTTAAATTTCGATAATCTAACCAGCTTCATTGGCGCCGGTTATTCGCAAGACTCCTTTAAATGGCGAGGCGCCGGAACGGGCGGAGCCGGCGTATCTAAAGCCGACATGGACGCCGCCCTATCAAAGCCGCACGTAAAAGAGCGCAAGGTAACGTATAAAACGATATATACTCAAAACGAATACGTCCTTGAAAACGACTACGGGCTTTTTGGCGGACTTAGGCTAGACGTCGGCGAGAGAAAGCAATTACTAACGCATAAAAGTAGGAGCGAAAATTTATTCTCAGGCTTTTTTAGATACGAAAAATATCTGCAAAATTTAACGCTCTACGCAGGACTAGGTCACGCGCAAAGGTTACCGGATCACTGGGAAACGAATAAAGACGATAATCTCAAGCTAAATAAAGAAAGAAACACTCAGCTTGACTTTGGCACCGTGCTAAAAGATAAAAATTACGAGCTAAACGCGAATTTCTTTGTCTCGAAGATGGATGATTACATAATGATAAAATATAGTCCTATGGGCATGTCATCAAACGTATTTAATACCGATGCCTTACTATACGGCGGCGGTATCGCAGGCTACGAGACTATCCCAAACGGCACGAGGCTTTATGAGCCGGGCAGAAGCTTTTGA
- the recJ gene encoding single-stranded-DNA-specific exonuclease RecJ → MLNKEDIRNLLAHRFCNDIHKKISEIPTPSALKDIYKGANRIKEAIEKNERIAIVGDYDVDGVVSSVILAEFFDDLGVKDYLVKIPNRFKDGYGLNPEIIDELSADVSLIITVDNGISANDAAIICKEKGIDLIITDHHMPPAVLPEAYAIINPKQEDCNFPNIEICGAEVAWYLVGALKDVFGLNYDMSKFLELLAIAIIADMMELRDMNRMLVRLGICKLNASKRSAFHAIKEFYGKEKFECDDISFLIAPLINSAGRMDDAMNSFNFLRAKSIEEAYNYLDTIIEFNNSRKEEERQLFECSLKDVKEDDEVIITWGEQWHEGVIGIVASRLAKHFAKPAIVFSIDKGRAKGSARSIGKLDILSLIASHEDLLTSYGGHKGAAGLTLVPENLVKFKEAINKSCSCLNMQDCKSSDELLGDIIPSEIDFELLEILEFYEPYGQKNPRPVFKIKNALVKNERLIGRDQNHLKLILQKDNKTLEALFFNFTKHARVGEMIDIIFCISKNSFRGLVTPQLLIKEIL, encoded by the coding sequence ATGCTAAATAAAGAGGATATAAGGAATTTACTAGCGCATAGATTTTGTAACGACATACATAAAAAAATTAGTGAAATTCCGACACCAAGTGCCTTAAAAGATATCTATAAAGGCGCTAATCGCATAAAAGAAGCGATCGAGAAAAACGAGCGCATAGCCATTGTGGGCGATTATGATGTTGATGGTGTTGTTTCGAGCGTAATTTTGGCTGAGTTTTTTGATGATCTTGGCGTGAAAGACTACCTAGTAAAAATTCCAAATAGATTTAAAGATGGATATGGGCTAAATCCTGAGATAATAGACGAACTCTCAGCCGATGTAAGCCTGATTATCACCGTTGATAACGGCATCTCTGCAAACGATGCGGCCATTATCTGTAAAGAAAAAGGCATCGATCTTATCATTACTGATCATCACATGCCTCCAGCTGTTCTCCCAGAAGCTTATGCGATCATTAACCCAAAACAAGAAGACTGCAACTTCCCAAATATCGAAATTTGTGGCGCTGAGGTCGCTTGGTATTTGGTTGGAGCGTTAAAGGATGTTTTTGGACTAAATTACGATATGAGCAAATTTCTAGAGCTTTTAGCTATCGCGATAATCGCTGACATGATGGAGCTAAGAGATATGAATAGAATGCTTGTTCGCCTTGGCATTTGTAAGCTAAATGCGTCTAAGCGTTCCGCATTTCACGCTATAAAAGAGTTTTATGGTAAGGAAAAATTTGAGTGCGATGATATTAGCTTTCTTATAGCTCCACTTATAAACTCAGCCGGACGCATGGACGATGCGATGAATTCATTTAACTTTTTACGCGCAAAGAGCATCGAAGAGGCTTACAACTACCTTGATACGATCATTGAATTTAACAACTCCAGAAAAGAGGAGGAGCGCCAACTCTTTGAGTGCTCGCTAAAGGACGTAAAAGAAGACGATGAAGTCATCATCACTTGGGGTGAGCAGTGGCACGAGGGCGTGATAGGTATCGTAGCTAGCCGCCTAGCAAAGCACTTTGCAAAGCCAGCTATCGTCTTTAGTATCGATAAAGGCCGTGCAAAAGGTAGTGCTAGAAGCATTGGTAAGCTTGATATCTTATCTCTTATAGCAAGCCACGAAGATCTGCTAACAAGCTACGGCGGTCACAAAGGAGCGGCTGGACTTACGCTTGTGCCTGAAAATTTGGTGAAATTTAAAGAAGCGATAAATAAAAGCTGCTCATGCCTAAATATGCAAGATTGCAAAAGCTCGGACGAGCTACTTGGTGACATAATACCAAGCGAGATAGACTTTGAACTGCTTGAAATTTTAGAATTTTATGAGCCATACGGACAGAAAAATCCACGCCCAGTCTTTAAGATAAAAAATGCTCTTGTTAAAAATGAAAGACTTATAGGCAGGGATCAAAACCACCTAAAGCTCATCTTGCAAAAGGATAATAAAACACTTGAGGCTCTATTTTTTAACTTTACAAAACACGCTAGAGTTGGCGAGATGATAGATATTATCTTTTGTATATCAAAAAATTCATTCCGCGGACTTGTTACCCCGCAGCTACTCATAAAAGAGATTTTATAA